In the genome of Mytilus edulis chromosome 3, xbMytEdul2.2, whole genome shotgun sequence, one region contains:
- the LOC139517485 gene encoding protein split ends-like isoform X7, with amino-acid sequence MNFVVQHDSVISINILDYYYDTDSKKDGTMKAKRGKYRLSPNEEAQLVKDETERRRKQRIIQVREQSKQNAEKIRQAVKLERDRQVTKLAVELQNQLEQEKDEKVRKLEVQYENSLKSIGQGHKEAGEQYDRTEERELLQQEDNRRADARGSAAMDKLKRERMFRQFEETKQIKARQAALDEERKRAAMIASLPPPDPDPLLDINIPTKKPVKMTDVDNFTTTHYHILEQYSIDKANPITQGDARAAAEEEERRIRERSQELVRLSNDRMARARVRHNNALEKEILSHDYDKMMMDLSDLQRADRERRLHVVANIPKQVFEPPHKRVEDREDHQRNLETAFEDMYMAQTDYVGDLSLALDPHPPPETPSATESLEVSMMTEGTPVQEPTLPRIPPVLKDMTNIPRTQGEKSPVKKPEKVLKKLMDKIKSQRDEWISKSNVDLDIPDDTTIKVQEPGRNEFTTSRHVPGTQTDEVPTKLSAPEGTADISVDSVLEQQKELENQKRVLEEKLKALEGEHAAYKQTAQSRLSHNEGYPPIHTQLMNGHAVPREQMSSGYSWSVPQSMHQPPLSTGSITAKPYLTTAGASQPQIQKQYMPVPQVQQQYMPVQHTDRIGMTVSEQPYPLPVTLLPREPVVASLPKQYIPLSHRQQGDMPQLSTVNVSSRMQPPTYTSALSQIQTQHEAGSYGVRQPAVQSQQQYVPPSVAPVSVFSRESVHHHPSLSMSSLSGSSGDYYPQTFPTPSLPIPSTVGLIPVTSYAAQQDQTKKIKDYQQYLLQRHEQSKKVLADTRAEIEKRRQELLHRFPQLAGQSPETNKGDEQLPVVDSRANIPPPPPSEVIQTNTQTTELSPSKTAISSLVTQLASDPYYAQRLGLEKEKNSKAEVSQTNNKYRDVRKSLPFDESLQESPYTQVHDSGGKFRQTEFDSTMESDDRRDLDDTVMSSSTDRGSPKLPMNGRRSAQSTESDMDTSGQSTGKDQNEIYDNRQQELKKQLEEIQKQKEAILQRHDMAHLRLHAEQERLKYQMAEEEKRLTPDITSEDSTTEVDTDEERRGEILTTKHLRGPPQKQKLNLLGEHRPHELSTIQEVDTPRSAQRSLESGKPSLSSSGSSLSRRSLDSYQMSTGTIPEEKEPQEQFVTPTYRRTAGETGYQTQQIEQILERAREFDPSVVERLKQQTNDIFANIATPPQKGGTPGSNLSLSMGSLTPDSLSTGPISDSNVSTQYNSPSDAPAFKIVNQKGKDNSRSDSSYRSGMSWADELSSYSGQYHSMKMDDSSKTSADSRLEPSSRVLNSSSQEKLNLQAMDDKRPSKSQADRKYDVFHMKLEHPSIEKPGSQFIFKHADESISSDSTSRLNIQELSEITPLERSNKQGELSQYPLLDKSGQMEQSSSDDRSRGYTSSSAVNESSARESPLGGAEDNVEDSKLLRTGESLASTATSASSYMDLDAVSGINRPFDFIGQFKLTGRDQSVPNSSDDLIDLDSSKYTEKGGFTSTPYTTDDKISSQLLSEPSQYDLTPGDIQVRSGAIPQQSFGLSSNQTPAFVSRRGDFGSDFSDQGSGEKKVGATLSQYSLKSETPGVTLIGKELSQYTIGSENVSPLSQYSIETTENISPDPAIKSLSQYSLEPSASHDIKDDSSLSQHSLDPSRQISGFGLSKGDKSMTQYSYSTDLTAETTQSSGRDHVDGHLSQYSLQTNEKSLTHGQLSDSDLMHTSKMPSTDNLSLSQHALDSTNDDNDSIVEKKFANLDNLIRESRDLIAKHKKLITKNKDWEEQSTESTPERKNENQNSNNNNLIEMMGLRLEPQVISTKLDTSESSFNVTDDVSPMMITASSADMTQDHFKTADSLSMDNSVGHKYGDSALSRLSQLDTTAGISDEPDLTLVTESSEVSINQEGQLTHRSECSNNDDSVWSFEQHEQSARSSPDITENDFPDLGEEEDHSGLAGQTLQESFDRRQQSMSSVKRDAGEDVVFRAVPVVVSPTLSFSMKLNSDIKPKAPLTWASELKGEQELPVLAAGAKPSFKLADPKHVTKKDSDNKKFEKPVTAVSKSKSAGNLNRALQPRSAGSIPSISTSSSDEKSLGHSKSAGIISLGDFLKRQLSNEDDNTAKSESFSQKNNSALVTTKNKPGPSINTKPASVSKPSPSFYGKAKESSKGSSYSIGKKAETGTSSSGKPGIYGKSQGGKPAGNSHMSKTLSSWKKSRAVKSSGPPPPPKQSSHFPNGVTEFPKPSSRSEEDEAYERRMRAYNPRLFRLQNRLGIEEPEETPSEEKKKSPKSRETTEEKQKRAAASRDKVKEFQKRMIQLFTINAPKTAKLQENMRKKQLQKKQSS; translated from the exons ATGAATTTTGTAGTCCAACATGATAGTGTCATTTCAATAAACATTTTGGATTATTACTATGATACTGATAGCAAGAAAG ATGGTACTATGAAGGCTAAAAGAGGAAAGTATAGATTGAGTCCAAATGAAGAGGCACAGCTAGTTAAAGATGAAACAGAGCGAAGACGTAAACAGAGAATTATACAA gTAAGAGAACAGTCCAAGCAAAATGCTGAAAAGATTAGACAAGCAGTAAAACTAGAAAGAGACAGACAAGTTACTAAATTGGCAGTAGAATTACAG AATCAGTTGGAACAAGAGAAAGATGAAAAAGTTAGGAAGTTGGAGGTTCAGtatgaaaattcattgaaaagcaTAGGTCAAGGTCATAAAGAGGCAGGTGAACAA TATGACAGAACTGAAGAAAGGGAGCTTCTGCAGCAAGAAGATAACAGAAGAGCAGATGCAAGGGGATCAGCAGCCATGGACAAACTCAAACGGGAAAGAATGTTTCGCCAGTTTGAAgagacaaaacaaataaaagctAG ACAAGCTGCTTTAGATGAAGAGAGAAAAAGAGCTGCTATGATTGCTTCATTGCCACCACCAGATCCTGATCCACTTCTAGATATCAACATACCAACAA AAAAACCAGTAAAGATGACTGATGTAGATAATTTTACCACAACACATTACCATATTTTAGAACAATATTCTATTGATAAGGCTAATCCTATTACACAG ggAGATGCTCGAGCAGCAGCTGAGGAAGAAGAGAGAAGAATTAGGGAGAGATCTCAGGAGTTAGTCAGACTGAGTAATGATAGAATGGCCAGGGCAAGAGTCAGACATAATAATGCTCTGGAAAAAGAAATACTTAGTCAT gACTATGATAAGATGATGATGGATCTTAGTGATTTACAGAGAGCAGACAGAGAAAGGAGATTACACGTTGTTGCAAACATTCCA AAACAAGTTTTTGAGCCACCTCACAAAAGGGTAGAAGACAGAGAAGACCACCAgagaaatttagaaacagcatttGAAGACATGTACATGGCTCAAACAG aTTACGTAGGTGATTTAAGTCTAGCATTAGACCCACACCCACCTCCAGAGACGCCTTCTGCCACAGAATCATTAGAGGTATCCATGATGACTGAAGGAACACCTGTCCAGGAACCTACATTACCCAGAATTCCACCTGTTCTTAAAGATATGACTAATATACCAAGAACACAGGGAGAAAAGTCACCAGTAAAGAAACCAG AAAAAGTGTTAAAGAAGTTAATGGATAAAATAAAATCCCAAAGAGATGAATGGATATCTAAATCTAATGTTGATCTGGATATTCCTGATGATACCACAATTAAG GTACAAGAACCTGGTAGGAATGAGTTTACAACATCTAGACATGTTCCTGGTACTCAGACAGATGAGGTTCCTACCAAGCTTAGTGCTCCTGAAGGTACAGCTGACATATCTGTTGACTCAGTATTAGAACAACAGAAAGAGTTAGA aaacCAAAAACGAGTGTTAGAGGAAAAATTGAAAGCTCTAGAAGGGGAGCATGCTGCATACAAACAAACAGCCCAATCTAGATTATCTCATAATGAAGGGTATCCTCCCATACATACCCAGCTTATGAATGGACATGCTGTACCTAGAGAACAGATGTCCTCTGGATATTCTTGGTCTGTACCACAAAGTATGCATCAACCTCCATTGTCAACTGGTTCCATCACAGCAAAACCATATTTGACAACAGCTGGTGCATCCCAGCCACAAATCCAAAAACAGTACATGCCAGTGCCACAAGTTCAACAACAGTACATGCCAGTGCAGCATACTGACAGAATCGGTATGACAGTATCAGAACAACCATATCCCTTACCAGTTACTCTGTTGCCAAGGGAACCAGTTGTAGCATCATTACCAAAGCAGTACATTCCTTTATCTCATCGACAACAGGGGGACATGCCCCAACTGTCAACAGTAAATGTGAGTAGTAGGATGCAGCCTCCAACCTACACCTCAGCACTCTCACAGATCCAGACCCAGCATGAAGCTGGAAGTTATGGAGTGAGACAGCCAGCAGTCCAATCACAGCAACAATATGTTCCTCCCAGTGTAGCACCAGTTTCTGTGTTTAGTCGTGAGTCTGTTCATCATCATCCTTCATTGTCAATGAGTTCATTATCTGGGTCATCTGGAGATTATTATCCACAGACTTTTCCTACTCCATCTCTTCCCATTCCATCCACGGTTGGTCTGATACCAGTAACATCCTATGCTGCTCAACAAGACCAAACTAAAAAGATTAAAGATTATCAACAATATTTACTACAACGTCATGAACAAAGTAAAAAGGTGCTGGCTGATACTAGAgctgaaattgaaaaaagacgACAGGAGTTACTTCATAGGTTTCCACAATTAGCTGGTCAATCTCCTGAAACCAACAAAGGAGATGAACAACTCCCAGTAGTAGATAGTCGAGCAAATATTCCTCCACCTCCCCCTTCTGAGGTAATCCAGACAAATACACAAACAACAGAACTATCACCAAGTAAGACAGCTATATCATCACTCGTGACACAACTGGCTTCAGATCCATACTATGCACAAAGATTGGGACTTGAGAAAGAGAAAAACAGTAAAGCAGAAGTTAGTCAGACTAATAATAAATATAGAGATGTAAGAAAGTCTCTTCCTTTTGATGAATCTCTTCAGGAATCACCTTACACTCAAGTTCATGATTCAGGGGGTAAATTTAGACAGACAGAATTCGACTCTACAATGGAATCAGATGATAGAAGAGATTTAGATGATACAGTAATGTCATCATCTACAGACAGAGGGAGCCCTAAATTACCAATGAACGGAAGACGATCAGCCCAGTCAACCGAATCAGATATGGATACATCAGGTCAGAGTACAGGAAAAgatcaaaatgaaatatatgataaCAGACAACAGGAATTAAAGAAACAATTAGAAGAAATACAGAAACAGAAAGAGGCCATATTACAGAGGCATGATATGGCACATCTTAGACTTCATGCTGAACAGGAGAGACTTAAATACCAGATGGCAGAGGAGGAGAAAAGATTGACTCCTGATATCACTTCAGAAG atTCAACAACAGAGGTAGACACTGATGAGGAAAGGAGAGGAGAAATATTGACAACTAAGCACCTGAGAGGTCCACCACagaaacaaaagttaaatcttCTTGGTGAACATAGACCCCATGAGCTTAGTACCATACAG GAGGTAGATACTCCCAGGAGTGCACAGAGATCTTTAGAATCTGGGAAGCCAAGCCTTTCATCCAGTGGCAGTTCATTGTCCAGAAGATCACTGGATTCCTACCAGATGTCTACAGGAACCATCCCAGAGGAGAAGGAACCACAGGAACAGTTTGTCACACCCACTTATCGTAGGACGGCAGGAGAGACTGGCTACCAAACTCAGCAAATCGAACAGATACTGGAAAGAGCTAGAGAGTTTGACCCTAGTGTTGTAGAACGACTGAAGCAACAAACCAATGATATTTTTGCCAATATTGCTACACCCCCACAGAAAGGAGGCACCCCAGGGAGTAACTTGTCATTATCCATGGGATCACTAACTCCTGATTCTTTATCAACAG GTCCCATCAGTGACAGTAATGTATCTACGCAGTATAACTCTCCTTCAGATGCCCCAGCTTTTAAGATTGTCAATCAAAAAGGAAAAGACAATAGCCGTAGTGACAGCTCATACCGTAGCGGAATGTCATGGGCTGATGAATTATCAAGCTACAGTGGACAATATCATTCCATGAAGATGGATGACAGTAGTAAAACATCAGCAGATTCTAGACTGGAACCAAGTTCTAGGGTGCTTAATTCTTCTAGTCAGGAAAAACTAAACCTTCAAGCAATGGATGATAAAAGACCAAGTAAAAGTCAAGCTGACAGGAAATATGATGTATTTCATATGAAACTAGAACATCCAAGTATAGAAAAACCAGGCAGCCAATTCATCTTTAAGCATGCGGATGAAAGTATTTCTTCTGATTCTACCAGTAGGTTAAATATACAAGAACTGTCAGAAATAACTCCTTTAGAGAGATCAAATAAACAAGGTGAACTTTCTCAGTATCCATTACTTGACAAATCTGGACAGATGGAACAGTCATCTAGTGATGATCGTTCTAGGGGATATACTTCTAGTTCTGCAGTTAATGAATCATCTGCTAGAGAATCACCATTGGGAGGTGCTGAAGACAATGTGGAAGACAGCAAACTTCTGAGAACTGGCGAAAGCTTAGCATCAACTGCTACATCTGCTAGTAGCTACATGGATCTAGATGCTGTGAGTGGAATAAATAGACCTTTTGATTTCATTGGTCAGTTTAAATTAACTGGAAGAGATCAGTCTGTGCCTAACTCAAGTGATGATTTAATAGATCTGGATTCGAGCAAATATACAGAAAAAGGTGGTTTTACCAGCACACCATACACAACAGATGATAAGATCTCATCACAGCTATTGTCAGAACCATCTCAGTATGATTTGACTCCAGGGGACATCCAAGTAAGAAGTGGAGCTATTCCTCAACAATCTTTTGGCTTAAGTTCAAACCAAACTCCTGCATTTGTTTCAAGAAGGGGTGATTTTGGATCTGATTTCTCTGACCAGGGGTCTGGTGAAAAGAAAGTTGGTGCAACGTTAAGTCAGTATAGTTTAAAATCTGAAACACCAGGAGTTACTCTGATTGGTAAAGAACTAAGTCAGTACACCATTGGGTCAGAAAATGTGTCACCACTTAGTCAATATAGTATTGAAACCACAGAAAATATTTCCCCTGACCCAGCAATTAAATCTTTATCCCAGTATAGTTTGGAACCTTCTGCTAGCCATGACATCAAAGATGATTCCTCACTGAGTCAACATAGTCTTGATCCGTCAAGGCAAATATCTGGCTTCGGTTTatcaaagggagacaaatccaTGACACAATACAGCTATAGCACTGATTTAACTGCAGAGACAACTCAGTCTTCAGGGCGGGATCATGTTGATGGACATTTAAGTCAATATTCGCTCCAAACAAATGAAAAGTCTTTAACCCATGGACAGCTAAGTGACTCAGATTTAATGCATACTTCAAAAATGCCTTCTACAGATAATTTGTCTCTTAGTCAGCATGCTTTAGATTCTACAAATGATGACAATGACAGCATTGTAGagaaaaaatttgcaaatttagacaatttaataCGGGAATCACGAGATCTCATTGCAAAACATAAGAAGTTAATTACAAAAAACAAAGATTGGGAAGAACAATCAACAGAATCTACACCTGAGAGGAAAAATGAGAATCAGAATAGTAACAATAACAATTTGATTGAAATGATGGGCCTAAGATTAGAGCCGCAAGTGATATCAACAAAGCTAGATACATCAGAGTCCAGTTTTAATGTGACAGATGATGTCAGTCCAATGATGATCACAGCTTCTAGTGCTGATATGACACAGGACCACTTCAAGACAGCTGATTCTCTCTCTATGGATAATAGTGTAGGACACAAGTATGGAGATTCAGCTCTTTCACGGTTGTCACAG CTTGACACTACAGCAGGTATTTCTGATGAACCAGACTTGACATTGGTAACGGAAAGTTCTGAAGTCAGCATAAATCAAGAAGGACAACTCACTCATCGATCAGAGTGTAGCAATAATGATGATTCAGTATGGTCATTTGAACAACATGAGCAAAGCGCCAGAAGTTCTCCAGACATAACAGAGAATGATTTTCCTGATTTAG GGGAAGAAGAGGACCACTCAGGCCTAGCTGGTCAGACATTACAAGAATCATTTGATAGAAGACAGCAGTCAATGTCTTCAGTGAAACGAGATGCAGGAGAAGATGTTGTGTTTAGAGCTGTTCCTGTTGTAGTCAGTCCAACGTTATCATTCTCTATGAAGTTAAATTCTGATATAAAACCAAAGGCACCTTTAACATGGGCATCAGAATTAAAAGGGGAACAAGAATTACCTGTTTTGGCAGCTGGTGCAAAGCCTAGTTTTAAGCTTGCTGATCCAAAGCATGTAACTAAGAAAGATTCAGATAATAAGAAATTTGAGAAACCAGTAACAGCAGTATCAAAGTCAAAGTCAGCAGGAAATTTGAATCGAGCTCTTCAGCCTAGAAGTGCTGGATCCATCCCATCAATTTCAACATCTAGTAGTGATGAGAAATCCCTAGGACATTCTAAATCTGCTGGTATTATTAGTCTTGGAGATTTCTTAAAAAGGCAACTTTCAAATGAAGATGACAATACAGCAAAATCTGAATCATTTTCTCAAAAAAATAACTCTGCTTTGGTAACAACAAAGAATAAACCAGGACCTAGCATCAATACTAAACCAGCTTCTGTGAGTAAACCTTCTCCGTCTTTCTATGGAAAGGCAAAGGAGTCATCAAAAGGGTCATCTTATAGCATAGGAAAGAAGGCAGAAACAGGAACAAGTTCAAGTGGGAAACCAGGAATATATGGGAAATCTCAGGGAGGGAAACCAGCAGGAAATTCTCATATGTCCAAAACATTGTCTTCATGGAAGAAAAGCAGAGCAGTTAAATCATCAG GGCCTCCTCCACCACCCAAACAATCTTCTCATTTTCCCAATGGAGTTACAGAATTCCCTAAACCAAGTTCTAGAAGTGAAGAAGATGAGGCTTATGAACGTCGTATGAG GGCATACAACCCTCGATTGTTTAGATTACAAAATAGACTGGGTATAGAGGAACCTGAGGAAACACCAAGTGAGGagaaaaaaaagagtccaaagagtCGAGAGACTACAGAGGAGAAACAAAAAAGGGCTGCAGCCAGTAGAGATAAAGTCAAAGAATTCCAAAAG AGAATGATTCAGCTGTTTACTATCAATGCCCCAAAGACAGCA